In the genome of Ureibacillus sp. FSL W7-1570, the window GCATTGACGCCCGCGATTTCCGCCAACTCTTTCCCGGCTTGCACATCTTCATCTGTGCAAGTAGGGGATTTGAATAATAATGTATCCGAAATGATGGCTGAAAGCATCAGACCTGCAATGTTTGAAGGAATTTCAACATTTTTCTCTTTGAAAATTTTATTTAAAATCGTTGCTGTACATCCGACAGGTTCTGCACGGTAATATAATGGATCCGCTGTTTCGAAATTTGCAATGCGGTGATGATCGATAACTTCCGAAATTTTTACATTTTCGATTCCGTCAGCGGATTGTTGACGTTCATTGTGGTCCACAAGAATGACTTCTTTGGCTTCTTCCGCCACATTGGAAACCAATCTCGGCGCTTCGAATCCAAATTTTTCCAAAGCGTATTTTGTTTCGTTGTTTACTTCGCCAAGTCTTACCGCTTCAACTTCAGCTCCCAGCTGTTCTTTCAAATACGCATACACAATAGCAGATGTGATGGAATCTGTATCAGGATTTTTATGTCCAAAAACTAATACTTTGCTCATACAATTAGTTCCTCCCAATCTTGTATATCATCCCCGATTATTTTATCACAACTTCCTATAAATAGAAAAACGTAACTTGCAACTTGGCCATAAAATAACAGCATATTCGTAAAATTCAAAGTTTTACGAATATGCTGTTATTATCACTTCGTCGCGATTGTTTCCTCTTCCAATAGCCGGAGATCATGATCCAATTGTTCATTAAGATTGTAGTATTTTTTATAATGGTTTCTGTTAAGCAAAGTCATTCCTTCAATCAAAGCATGTACGATCGCGCTGGCGGCAGTGTCCGCTTCAAATGAAAATTGTTTTTGTGTTCCCACAACGAAGCTGATGTCTGCATAATCACGGACAAGAGAAATTGTTGAATTCGTAATAGCAATCACTTTAACTTTCTTATTTTTTGCAATTTTCAAAATTGTCAATACATCTTCCAATACAGAATCAAAAGCTATTACAAACAGCAGTGAATCCTTATCCATTCTTTTTATCTGTTTCACTATATCATTGACATCAAATTGGATTTGGGATGCCTTTTTTCCGAAATTTTCTAACATTGAAGTCAGATAACTTGCTGAAGGGGCGCATTGCCTGAATCCCAAAGTATAAATCTCTTCCGCTTCATGCAAGTAGTGCGTGGCTTTTTGGAAGTTCTCAGCATCCACATATTGGATTGTATTTAAAATGCTTGTAACATCCCTATTCATGATTTCACTGAATAAATATTCGTGTTTTTTCCCGATGGTTAGCGGTTCCTTTGTTACAACCTTCTTTGATTCGGATAAATCTTTCCGAATTCTTTCTTGCAATTCGCTATAGCCGGATAAATCCATCGCATAGCAAAAACGAATTACTGTCGACTCACTTACACCAATGAATTTTCCTACTTCAGAGGCGATATGGGTGGCAACGACATTCGGATTTTCGATCACAAGTTGCGCCACCTTCCGCTGCCCCCTTGAAAGCCGGATAAAGCGTTTCTTCACTTCATCACAAAAACTCATTTTCTTTTAAAATTCCTCCTTCATGAGATTCAAAATTATATCCAAGTTATAATAAAGTAGGTTAGCACGTATATTGATTGAATACAATGAGTTTTCAGAAAATATGATAGAGTAACATACCAATGTTCATGAATTTGTCAAATTTATAAGGAAGCTTTTTCCTCTTAAAAAGCTTCCTTTAGGAAAATTACTCCAATTCCACTTGTTTCGTTTCTTTTCCTAAAAATACCACTGCCGCTACTCCAATCACAATCGAAACACAGAATACAGCAAATATCGTTCCGAAGTCAAATTCCGCTGTACGCATCCAACCTACAAGGAGCGGTCCAAATATGCCGCCAATGCGTCCAACCGCCGCTGCCATACCGGCTCCTGTACCGCGAATCAACAATGGATACTGTTCCGGTGTATAAGCATATAATGCGCCCCACGCACCCAGGTTAAAGAACGATAATAGAATACCCGAAATTAATAGTACCGTCACAGATTCGGCTTGTCCAAACACATAAGCGCTTGCCGCTGTTCCCAATAAATAAGTGACGAGCACAAATTTTCGGCCGAGTTTTTCTACAAACCATGCCGCAGTGAAATAACCTGGAAGCTGTGCGATCGTCATGATTAATACATATTTAAAGCTGGAAATTAAGCTGAACCCTTTTCCAACCATGACACTTGGAAGCCATAAAAACATGCCATAGTAGGAAAACACGACGGTAAACCAAAGAACCCATAACATCAACGTGGATTTGGCATAATTTTTGGACCATACCCCGGCAATGTTTTGAATGAAGGTGCGCCTTTTC includes:
- a CDS encoding MurR/RpiR family transcriptional regulator, translating into MSFCDEVKKRFIRLSRGQRKVAQLVIENPNVVATHIASEVGKFIGVSESTVIRFCYAMDLSGYSELQERIRKDLSESKKVVTKEPLTIGKKHEYLFSEIMNRDVTSILNTIQYVDAENFQKATHYLHEAEEIYTLGFRQCAPSASYLTSMLENFGKKASQIQFDVNDIVKQIKRMDKDSLLFVIAFDSVLEDVLTILKIAKNKKVKVIAITNSTISLVRDYADISFVVGTQKQFSFEADTAASAIVHALIEGMTLLNRNHYKKYYNLNEQLDHDLRLLEEETIATK
- a CDS encoding manganese-dependent inorganic pyrophosphatase produces the protein MSKVLVFGHKNPDTDSITSAIVYAYLKEQLGAEVEAVRLGEVNNETKYALEKFGFEAPRLVSNVAEEAKEVILVDHNERQQSADGIENVKISEVIDHHRIANFETADPLYYRAEPVGCTATILNKIFKEKNVEIPSNIAGLMLSAIISDTLLFKSPTCTDEDVQAGKELAEIAGVNAEEYGLAMLKAGADLSDKSLEDLLSLDAKEFTFGTVKSVVAQVNAVDVNDVLGRKEELVSLLNKNVEEKGLNLFFFFVTDILNNDSVAIVAGNAAEDAAKAFGKELVDNQFDLPGVVSRKKQVVPVLTDALS